The genome window GTTCGAAGAATTTCAATCACAGGTTACCGACTATCTACATGGCCCAGCAAATTCGGGGCACTGAGCCCCCCGGTTACATTCATCTGCCAAAATTGGGATTAGTGGCTACGAGTGATATAGGCTATTTCGTCTCGCAGAAACAGTACTGTCACATCTACTTCGTAGGCTCCAATAGGCCGCATCTGCTCAGCGAGCCACTCGCCTACTTTCGGCGGAAGCTGCCGCACTTTGTTGAAACCCGCTTTCACAACTGCCAGGGTTTACGCATTCGTCGAAAACTCTATAACCCGGCTCTGCCTGCCATAAACGGCCTGCGTGAAGCGTAAACCCTACCGCCCATGATCTACTACAAATCGAAAATCAAATACAGCGCCCTGGTCGATGGGGAGGCCAAAGCCCTGACCGAAATCTACCTGCACGAGGCCATTAACTACGGGGAGGTCGAAACCCAGTGCCCGGAGATCCTCAAGACGCGCATCAAAACCTTCGACGAGGATACGATTGCCAATATCGGCAAGATCAAGTTTGCCGAGGTCATCTTTCATCCGATGGCCGAAGACGACGCCTTCTGGCAGGTCAAGGTGACGGTCTTCGACGAGAAAAAGCGCAGCTGGGCCTGTCTGGTACCGGCCCTCGATTACATCGCAGCGGGCCAGCGTGTCAGCGACTACCTGAAGGGATCACTTTTGCCCTACGAGATCGCCGACGTCAAAAAGTCCGATATCCTGGCCGTCTGGCATCCCAAGAACGAGCTCTGGCAGGGCGACTGGTACAACCGGATGGAGCGGCTCTACGACGAGGGCAAACGCGAAGTCGGCCACAATCAGCTCGATATTGATTTCGACAGCAAAGCCGATGAGGACGACGAAGACGATTCGGATAATTATGATTATGCCCAGCGCCGTAATCAGCTGCACGACGAGTTAACGAGTCTGGGCAATGGTTTGGGAGCCGTCCAGATTACGGCCAGCGGTACCGATCGGGCGGGCAATCACAAGTCGGTGACGGTCAACCTGCGAAAAAACCGAAAACGGAATGGCTAACGTCGTCCGTATCGTCGCCGGCCTGAAACCCTCAACCGGCGACTACCACATCATCACCGTTTTTGACGACGACCGCATACGCATCGAGCGCCCGTTTTGCAGCCTGCTGCTGCGTCGGGAAATGGGCACGCTTGACGAATCCAGCTGGAAACCGCACCGACACCTGATCGGGCTCCTTGAGCCAAACGCCTACTTCATAATCCACTACTGCCCATGCCGATCACACCCGATAATAAAGCCCGCTATCCCCGAGATTGGAAGCAGATTTCGCAGCGTATCCGTACCCAAAGAGCTGGCAACAAGTGCGAAGTGTGCGGCCTGCTCAATGGATCGCGCGGCTGGCGCACTAAGGACGGGACGTTTTACAGCGTCGAGGGCTTTGCAGGCGAAGCTATTAGCCCGCTACACGAAGATGAACTCTGCAAACTCGTTGGCAAACGCAACCCAATTACAATTGTTCTGACCGTCGCCCACCTGGATCATACGCCGGAAAACTGCGCAGATGACAATCTGAAAGCCATGTGCCAGCAGTGCCATAACCGTTACGATATGTCCCACCGGCAGGCGAACGCCCGCAAAACACGGCTCGATAAAATCTTCAAAAAGCAACTTACTCTATTCGCATGAACCAGCCCTTTCGCCTGCGCGGCCCACCTAAACAGTAGCTGCTGTCATAGCACCGGACACGGATGGGTGTCAAAATGGGAATCTTACCCCTACCGTGTCCGGTGTTTTTCCGTCAATTAAGATTTATACGCTACTATTTAGGCCCAATAATTCATAAAAAATATTCAAACTATCTTATAAAGAAGGGGCTTTAATAGCTGTCAAACTTTTATTTATAATACAAAATAAAAATTAAGTAAAAAGTGGATAAAAATAACTAGTAAATTCAATTATAATTTAAGTATTAACGGCAAAAATAAACTCATCTTAAATACAAGTAATTGACGTATATAGTATTATTACTTTACACGCTTTAAGTAAAAAATAGTAGAATATTACTTACCAAAAATTTAATAATAACTAATAATTACTCATATCCAAAAACTGTAACTTTTTATTTAAAAATTTTTAGATTTTTTACTAGTATATAGCATCGATTAAATCCTTTAATCCAAAAATATCTTATTATAATTTTAAATCTCTTACCGTCTATTTTTATGAATACGATGTATAAAAGACCAGTCTGCTTATTACTTGCATCAGTTTTACTGATCTTCTCCGCTTGCCAAAGGGGAAGTATGGAACCGGTCGATTTTGGCCAAACTCAATCGGTGAAGGTTAGCGCTGAAGTTGCTGAACAGTATCGCATTGAATTCGCGAAACTAATGGCTAAAGCCGTGGCTAGGGAAGATGTGCGCACGCTATTGAAAACAGAGGCAAAAAAACAGTTTGATAATGATACGGATATACTGTATCAAAGAACCAAAAACACTAAATTAGAAAACGGTCAGACGTTTGAAGAAGCTCTCATTGAACTGTATGGATCCCAAGAAAATTTCAATAAGATTGTTAATAGCTTACCACTACTAACAATTTTTATTCCCACGTTGGATAAATTTTCCGTTGACAAATGGGATATTAAAACAGAATTACCACAGGTCGCTTCCTATCCAAATAAAATTGGTGATGGGAAAAATCAGTATACGTTCCCCGCTTTTACTCAAGCTGGTGAATCGGTGCTTTTACAGAAGCATATTAAGCCAACTTCTGCAACCATTTTGATCAAGGACAATGAGCGACTATTTGTCAAAAATAAAGATAATCAAAATGCCCGGCTTCCTTTTGGTGCCAATCGCTTGATAAATGAAGGCGGAGTTACCTATGATTTTATTGATGCCTCCTTTGATGCCAGCTTCAGCAAGTCGGTTGCCAATAATAAGCAGGCCAGAATTGCCCGTTCTGCTAACGAATTAGGACAAGAAGTAAAAGATTCGTATGAATTTGGTCTGCAATACCAACGCGATTATATCTATTATGGCATTGCCCCTGAACGGGGCGTAAATACAGGTACTCTCCGCGATAATTATTATGAGTACATAACCACGTTTGGGGTATTAAGTCCAGCTAGTTTCGATCATATTGTTGACGATCCAACGAACGACTGGGGTGACGGAAATCTGGAATTCGTTATCAATGTTATTGCAGTAGACGGTAAGTCTGCCTTAAACACCCAAACGAAAGGTTTCAGCTGTAATCTTCGTGATATGTTCTTTTTTTCTGGCAACAAAGACAGTCATCAGGTGTACAACTCATATACGTATTTTCTTCCTACCCCTATCGAATTATTCCGGTGGGATATGGAGCGTTATGGGGATGCAATTAAGTTTTTGGTTTACGAGAGCGATCCAACCACGTCAGGAACAACCACCTATAGTACGACTACTACCTCTACGTATGGCTTTAATTTTAATATTGGGGTTAAGGATGGTCCCAATTTTGGCATTAATGCCAGCAACGTGGATGCCAGGAATCATACGTACAGTGTAGTCGTGGCTGGCGCACCTGATTACTTGTACGATGCTGTACTTACCTGGAGAGATAAAGTTGTGACGGAAAAATACGACCTAGGCGGAGGTTCCGTGTATTATGGAATTAATGATGTCCAGACTGGAACAGTCAGTATGACGGTAGAGCCGCGAAGGAAGTTTTAGTAAAACAACCCAGTTTTGCAATAAAAAAGGCGCTCCGACATTCGAGCGCCTTTTTTATTGCCCGGCGGATCAGGGCCATAAAAGCCCGGCTGGCTGAGTTGCAACTCCCGAACCGGGCAACTGCCGCATTCGACCAGTAGCACCCCGGAGCTCATGAGGTACGCCAAATCGGCACTGGACTCGATCTTTGCCTTTGGCTACCACTATCAGAAAGTGGGCGTGATGCTAACCGATCTGGTGCCCGCTTATTTATTTGTTCAATCATCCCCTGAGAGGGTGGCTAGGCCGGAAGGCCACGCAGCCACCCTTGAACCAATAAAAAATGGTTCGTACAACTAATGACCTTTATCAGGCGGGTTGCTGATCAACGGCGATCCGATCCGAAATTTCGCTCGGGTTTCGTCTGTTCAACGGAACCCGTTAACGAATAAACGCGCCAACAACTTTTTGCCATCCTAAAAAGGGCCTTTATCCCTCTTCGCTTACTACAGCATGCCTGAACTAATACTAAATGCTACCTTGATAATAGCGTAAGGCTTGTTCAACTGATATACCTTGTAACCGAGCATTATCAAGGATGAGGAACGTGATTCTGTAAGCCTCAGGATGTTTGCAAAAACGTTTCCATAGCCTATAGGCGTCATCATAACTATGGCCTGTCTTGGTGGATATATAGACAAGTTTGCGGGCGTCCCAGACCGAGTAGGGAGCTAATATCGCTTTTAAGTACCGACTAATAAATAAAAGTTTGCTCATGAAGTAGGTTGTAGTTCACTGGTAAACATAAGTACTTATGCTCAGTGATTTTTAGCCCCTCTATTAAATTGGAATTAAATCGGTATGGGCTAATTTCTCTTGTGAAGCGATTGAGATTCACCCTGGAATGGCCTGTGCACCGGGAACAAATTAGTTGCCGGACACCTTGTCTAGTTTAAGTAAAGCCATTTCGTTTCTGGCTTCTGGTAAGGTTAGCTTATACGAATAGAACATCGATCGGCAGAGCCGGGCTATACCCTGCAATTACTACTTGAAGTAGGTCAGTACATTAAAACTAGCAAACACCTACCCAGCATCCCTGAGCGGCTGAACTCGTTGAGAGGCGGATTGATGTGGCCACCCACGTGAGTACCGCAACGATAAAGTAGCCATGATTATTCACTGACGTTCACAGTTAATAAAACGGACTTTTGTCGGTTCTGTAGGGTAGGCATTTAAGCGTTTTCAATTCAGAAATTGGCTGTACCTGATTTTCTTTGTATCCTTACTCAACGGGAACAACAACTACCTATGCCAGAGCAAGCCGCATTAAGACAAGCCGCCGAATATTGGGAAGAGCAGTACAATCGGATCAGCGAGCAGGCTGAATCGTTCCCTAAGACAGGAATCATAGAGGATGACCTGGAAACAGCCTCTTGGTTGGCGGAAGTGAAGGAAATGTATCATCAGAAGTATCAGAAGGCTCGGCAGGACTACATTGACGCTGACTACGGCAATGTGCAGGATTTGCTAGGGTAAAAAAGGCCAGCTCATCCGGGCTGGCTTATCGAATAAGGGTGACCATGAGGCGCTGATCTCTTTTTACGGTTATTCACTAAATATAGTCTATTGCTGTGCGTTTTCTTGCTACATGAACCCTTACCGTTAAGCCTATGGAAGGACTATCCGCTGAACAATCGCCCGAGCCGCATCAACCCACCATATCGCAGCAGCAGTTCGATGCCGCCAATGATTTTCTATCCATCTGTGATCGGTTGTCGAATGAGTACGACAGCGGCTATTATTGGGCTGATGTGCAGCGGGCCCTACGTATTGCCGCTGGACTTGAGAAATGGCCTGAATAAGCAATAAGCTTATAGTGGGCAATCATACCTACCCCTAAAGTGCCCAAAAGCAATAGGGCATGCTCGTGAAAAACGAGGTTTAAGCGGATCGATCATGTTCGCTGAGTAAACCGACTAGTTTGAAGCTAAAGTAGGCGGATAACCGTGGCTATGGTAGCGTTATGATCCTGAAATAAGGGTCTCCTTTTCGTGAGTCGTCTAGAAAAACGAGGTTTAGGCGGCGTTTTCGTCGACCTGTATGTAGCCGTTTACTATATTTTCTGATACTTCCCTTCTCTGCCATCGTCTCACGCTCATCGTTGACAAGCCAGCCCGGATGGATAGGCGTCGAGGTCCGATCTTCATTGGCCTGTCGTTCGCCTATCCAGTACGGTTTCTTACCACTTACTCCAGCATCGACCACGCATGGCCCTACTCCAGCTCTCCGCTATCAAGCAACTCCAAAAAAGCATCACCCGCCAGAAACAGGCCGTCAGTAGCCATTGCTTTAACTGGCCGTCTGATCAGGCCATAGCGCCGGACCTGTTCATCCGGATCAGTAAAGCCGAGCTACAGGTCGCTAACTTAGTATCCCAACTGGCGTTGCTTTACCAAGCCTGTCTGGCACTCGCCCAGGACAGGGTCATCGACGAGCCGTGGTCTTTTGAGGAGGAGCCGCCAATCGATCCCCTGGCTGGCATCCGCTTTGTGTTCCACGCTCAAACCGAGTGTGATTTGCCCCCCACCATTGAGCAGTACAAAGAACTCCATGAACTGGCTATGACCTACAGCCAGTTCCAGAAAGCCCGGCGGCAACTCGTGCAGGGGGTGACAAGTAGCTATCCTGAATTGACGGACCGGGGCGAGCTTAAACTCATACCCAAAAGGTCACTGACTCTCGCAGCCTGGGCCCAAAAAGAGTATCAGCAGGAAATTGCCGATATTGACGTTGACTACTGCTTAGGGGGTTACAATCAATTCTATCAGCAGAGTATGACCCTTCTGCAAGCGAACACCGATGGCCAGCGAACAGCCCTAAGTATCTTACAATTGATCAAACTACACTAAATAGGAAGGCTTTCATTAATTAATTTCCTGCCTTAAGTCCTCATTGAAGTCTTTGTTCAATGACTTGATGATTTGAACGCGCTGATTGAGCCGGGTCAGTTCCAGCAGGCTTGTACAAACGGCTGACAGCGGAGCGATCGCTTCCGGAATAACCAGATCAAACTGCCCGTTGGTATCCACAACCATAAGGAGCTGGCTCTCCCCCGAGTCGGTCGTTATTGGCGAACCCATCCGAACGCCATTGTTATAGGTAGCGATCCGGTCAAGTAGCGCCTCCCGCAGCGGCCAGTATCGTTCCTGGGCCGGAAGGCGATAACCGATCCGGCCAGGGCCAACGGCGGTCGGGCGGATTGGCAATTGAATCGCGATGAGTTGCTGAATGAATTGCAGATCGAACAGATGCCCTTTGGTATCGTTGTCGAAAGCCAGGTTGATTCGCCAGGCGGGTGATTTTTTAAACGAGTCAATGTACCGGGTGATGGTATCGACCTGCTGGGGAGTAAGCTGCCCCCCGGTGGAAAAATAGACCGAATTAATTGTATCATCTCCCCGCCTGGTCCGCAACTGCTTGTGCGAAAGCGCATCGATAGCGCTCTCCAGGACGAAAAACTGCTCCGCTATCGGCACCGGATTCGACAGAAACACACTGTTGAGCCGATCACTACCGGGCGCATGCAGCTTTACCTGCTCATTGCGAAGTTCCAGTCCCGTCACGTCCGCTGACAGGCCATTGTAGTACGGAAACGCCACGTTCGTAAACTGGATGTACTGCCGCTGGGGATGCGCCTTTACCGTTGGGAACTGTTCGGCGTGGCCCCCTTTCGGATCATAATAGGTAACCTGGGAAACCACTTTACCCGCAAACTCAGGACTATTGATCGTTTCGGGAGAAATTTGCCGCTTGATGAGGTAGTTCTCGTTCTCCAGCGGTCGGATATCAAACAACGCTACATCAAAGGCCTCCTTTGGTTTATCATCGGGCAACCGGACCGCCATTTGCGGATTGCGGACAATCAATTCAGCGTCGACCTGGAGGTAGCTGTAAAGGACACTGGTTATGTTTTTGAACTCATTGTCAGCCGGTTGATTGAACTGACTAAAAACCGTTACCAGTCGATTCCGGATAAAGTCAATGATCGTACCCGAGTCGGCAAAGTCACCGGCGCGCTGATAGACCTGTTGGGCAGGATTTCGGGGATTTTTGATGACAATTCGATCCTGATAAGCGGTGTGTTCCAGTACCGGCCGACTATGCCCTTTGTTGGGTTGCAGCTCGTACCCATAATGCAAAGCCAGTTCGATAATCGAGACGGTAGCCCGAAGTTCCTGAACAGGAATCAGATTGGGAAAGCGCTTCCGGAGTTCATCGAGCTTTGTCATTAGTCAAAGTAAGGCATTTTAGCCGATACGCCAGACTTATACAACCCGTGATTCAGGCCGGGCTGTGCTTCAACCCGGCATTGGCACCATTACCGACCTGAAGTATCTGTTGATGCTGATCAATTACCAGTATCAGAGCACGGTTGAGCCCAGCCCCAACCCGATGAATTAGGGGGCTATCTTCCAAACAGCCGGCATACCTTCGTTAGCCGACGGTTCCCTCTAGTTTGAAGAACCGGCCAAAGGACGTTAGACTAATGTTGAGAAACAGGCCAAAGTGGCCGCTTTCCATCAAGTCCAGATAGATTCGCTGATGATCTTTATCCACACTGATCACAAAGCCTTTGGTGCCTACCCGAATAATACCCGGACTGGCCGAGGAAGTGATCTGAATGATTCCTTTCGAAATGTAATCGGCATTTAGGCGAATCTCAGCCGTGGAAACCACCCGGTCGCTGGCTTTAAATGGTCGTAACGTCATGATTATGATGCAGATATATTAACTACAAAGCAACTTAGTAACGAAACTACTGTCGATCCATTCGGGGTTCTACGCTAAATATACCGCCTAACAAAAAACCCCGGACCTATCAGCTCCGGGGTTTTCCGACTACAAACCTACTTTCTTAACTAAAATACAGATTGGCCTCCCGCTCCCGACGAGCTACCAGTACCGGTAGTTTGACTTTCTCGCCGTTTCTGGTACCGAACACCCACCGGTTAAACTGCTTCCGGATATCAGGATCACGAGGGTTTTTATTAATCACCTTCAGCAGCGTCGAGCCTCTGAATGCCCCCTCGCCGGCGTTAAAGGCAAAACTGACGCAGGCGTCAAACATCTGCTGCGTGAGCGGCTGAGTAACACACTTATTGACGCAGGCCTCGAAGCGGTCGAGATCCGAATCGAGCAGCCGCAGCGCTTCGGCCGAGGTGATGGTTTTGCCCATGAACACGTCGGGGCCCGTATGACCGATGCCAATGGTGGGCACACCCACCTGGTCGCGGTAGGCTTTGAGTTTGCAGCCTTCCTCATTCTTAATGAAGTCGATGCCGCGCACGGAAATTTTGTAGCTATTCATACAAGTTACGCTAGTTTACGGTAGAACTTTTATGTGATTGTGTGCGTGTCTGTGTGCATTACCGGCTAGGCCAACTAGCTCATAAACAGCGCGCTCTTACTTGCCTGGGATCGTGACGGTTATGTGACTGTGCGGCTTGTGGGCGGTTAAAACTTTTCCAGTACTGACTTGATCCACCGCTTGCGGCCCCAGCCCAACAGGCGCGTACGCAGCAGCTCACTCTCCAGTTCCGATCGCAGTTCTTTGATCTGCCCGTTCGATTCGACGAGCGCCTGGCCAACCTGGCGCTCCCGGCCGCTGGCGGTCGTCAGCTTGGCGTTGGCCTGATCCTGCAAGGCCTTGATGCGGGCGTCTTTCTCCTGGATCAGATCGCGGCCGGCCAGCCTAGTCTGTTGCAATAGACTCACCGACTCGTTGTATTTGCTGGTCATCTGCTCCAGCTGCTGTTTGTAGGTAATGGCCTGCGTGCAGCAGTCGGGTATGGGTACAGGTTGCCCCTGGGCGACGAGGGCCGACCAGACCAGCAGGGCCAGCACGGCCGTCAGCCCCGCGATGATTTTTTCGGTTTGGTTTTTCATGGGTTGATCTGGTTTAGGGAGTCCCACCGGGCTTTGGCGGATTGTTCGCTCGGCCGGGGGGCGGTAAACACCGAGTCGGGCCGGGTTTCGCCCAGCACGTAGACGGTCTTTTTCTGCCGGTACTGTTGGTAGAAGCCCCGGCCGATCAGGCCCAGGGCCGTCAGGGTGAAGGCGAGCAGCAGCAGCTTCAGCCCGTTCTTTTTGAGGTATGACTTTACTTGATCCATTTGTCAAAGGTTTGTTCCATCCGCACTTTCATGCCCGCCAGCGTCTCCTTGATATCCTGCGCCATCTCCTTGGTTTCGGTTACCTCTTCGCCCAGCTTGGCCACCTTTTCCGACAGCTGGCGGGCGTGGTTCTCGGTTTGCAGCTCCAGCTTGGTGGTGCGC of Spirosoma agri contains these proteins:
- a CDS encoding DUF4494 family protein, with the translated sequence MIYYKSKIKYSALVDGEAKALTEIYLHEAINYGEVETQCPEILKTRIKTFDEDTIANIGKIKFAEVIFHPMAEDDAFWQVKVTVFDEKKRSWACLVPALDYIAAGQRVSDYLKGSLLPYEIADVKKSDILAVWHPKNELWQGDWYNRMERLYDEGKREVGHNQLDIDFDSKADEDDEDDSDNYDYAQRRNQLHDELTSLGNGLGAVQITASGTDRAGNHKSVTVNLRKNRKRNG
- a CDS encoding cobalt-precorrin-5B (C(1))-methyltransferase, with protein sequence MDYEVGVWLKEPDQVSVRFPAGFVKRAHFPTQQQAAKRALDAYAVVVKNGDDVVVAG
- a CDS encoding DinB/UmuC family translesion DNA polymerase, which translates into the protein MSCNSRTGQLPHSTSSTPELMRYAKSALDSIFAFGYHYQKVGVMLTDLVPAYLFVQSSPERVARPEGHAATLEPIKNGSYN
- a CDS encoding toprim domain-containing protein, with the translated sequence MTKLDELRKRFPNLIPVQELRATVSIIELALHYGYELQPNKGHSRPVLEHTAYQDRIVIKNPRNPAQQVYQRAGDFADSGTIIDFIRNRLVTVFSQFNQPADNEFKNITSVLYSYLQVDAELIVRNPQMAVRLPDDKPKEAFDVALFDIRPLENENYLIKRQISPETINSPEFAGKVVSQVTYYDPKGGHAEQFPTVKAHPQRQYIQFTNVAFPYYNGLSADVTGLELRNEQVKLHAPGSDRLNSVFLSNPVPIAEQFFVLESAIDALSHKQLRTRRGDDTINSVYFSTGGQLTPQQVDTITRYIDSFKKSPAWRINLAFDNDTKGHLFDLQFIQQLIAIQLPIRPTAVGPGRIGYRLPAQERYWPLREALLDRIATYNNGVRMGSPITTDSGESQLLMVVDTNGQFDLVIPEAIAPLSAVCTSLLELTRLNQRVQIIKSLNKDFNEDLRQEIN
- a CDS encoding lysozyme — its product is MNSYKISVRGIDFIKNEEGCKLKAYRDQVGVPTIGIGHTGPDVFMGKTITSAEALRLLDSDLDRFEACVNKCVTQPLTQQMFDACVSFAFNAGEGAFRGSTLLKVINKNPRDPDIRKQFNRWVFGTRNGEKVKLPVLVARREREANLYFS